A section of the Citrus sinensis cultivar Valencia sweet orange chromosome 8, DVS_A1.0, whole genome shotgun sequence genome encodes:
- the LOC102619042 gene encoding eukaryotic peptide chain release factor subunit 1-3, which yields MADGQETDKNIEIWKIKKLIKALEAARGNGTSMISLIMPPRDQVSRVTKMLGDEFGTASNIKSRVNRQSVLGAITSAQQRLKLYNKVPPNGLVLYTGTIVTDDGKEKKVTIDFEPFRPINASLYLCDNKFHTDALNELLESDDKFGFIVMDGNGTLFGTLSGNTREVLHKFSVDLPKKHGRGGQSALRFARLRMEKRHNYVRKTAELATQFYINPATSQPNVSGLVLAGSADFKTELSQSDMFDPRLQAKILKVVDVSYGGENGFNQAIELSAESLSNVKFIQEKRLIGKYFEEISQDTGKYVFGADDTLKALDMGAVDTLIVWENLDITRYVLKNTVTGEIVIKHLNREQETNQNNFRDSATSAELEVQEKSSLLEWFANEYRRFGCTLEFVTNKSQEGSQFCRGFGGIGGILRYQLDMRSFDEFSDDGEIYDDSE from the coding sequence ATGGCAGATGGTCAGGAGactgataaaaatattgagattTGGAAGATTAAGAAGTTGATCAAAGCACTTGAAGCTGCTAGAGGAAATGGTACCAGCATGATATCTTTAATCATGCCTCCTCGTGATCAGGTATCACGAGTCACAAAAATGCTGGGTGATGAGTTTGGAACTGCTTCAAACATCAAAAGCAGGGTCAATCGTCAATCTGTATTGGGTGCAATCACATCTGCTCAGCAAAGATTGAAGCTTTACAACAAGGTCCCTCCCAATGGGCTTGTGCTGTACACGGGAACAATTGTTACTGATGATGGGAAGGAAAAGAAGgttacaattgacttcgagcCTTTCAGGCCTATTAATGCATCTCTTTACCTCTGTGACAATAAGTTTCACACTGACGCTCTGAATGAACTGTTGGAGTCTGATGACAAGTTTGGTTTTATTGTCATGGATGGTAATGGAACCCTTTTTGGGACTCTAAGTGGTAACACCCGTGAGGTGCTTCACAAGTTCAGTGTTGACCTTCCAAAGAAACATGGAAGAGGTGGACAGTCAGCCCTTCGGTTTGCCCGACTTCGAATGGAGAAGCGCCATAACTATGTGAGGAAAACAGCTGAACTTGCCACACAGTTTTATATCAATCCTGCCACTAGCCAGCCTAATGTTTCGGGACTAGTACTTGCTGGATCAGCCGACTTTAAAACTGAGCTTAGTCAGTCAGATATGTTTGATCCTCGCCTTCAggctaaaattttgaaagtagTAGATGTTTCTTATGGAGGGGAGAATGGATTTAACCAGGCAATTGAGCTATCTGCTGAAAGTCTGTCCAATGTGAAGTTTATACAAGAGAAGCGTTTGATAGGAAAGTATTTTGAAGAGATAAGCCAGGATACTGGGAAGTATGTTTTTGGTGCTGATGACACGCTGAAAGCTTTGGATATGGGTGCTGTCGACACGCTAATTGTTTGGGAAAATTTGGACATTACTAGGTATGTCTTGAAAAATACTGTTACTGGTGAGATTGTCATAAAACATTTGAACAGGGAGCAAGAGACCAATCAGAACAACTTTCGTGATTCTGCCACCTCTGCTGAATTGGAGGTTCAGGAAAAGTCATCGCTGCTTGAGTGGTTTGCAAATGAATACAGGAGGTTTGGTTGCACACTCGAGTTTGTTACCAACAAATCACAAGAGGGATCCCAGTTTTGCAGAGGCTTTGGCGGTATTGGTGGAATACTCCGCTACCAGCTTGATATGAGATCATTTGATGAGTTTTCTGATGATGGAGAAATTTATGATGATTCTGAATAG